The DNA segment TTGGAGTGTTTTTTAAACCCTTAATTACAGTTTATCAGGGTAGATATACTTAGACAGTTAAAATACATGAAAGATTTAACTATTCTACATTTAGAATACATCCAATATGTGCTAACAGGGTAACAAGCACGACGGGAAAAACAAAAGTGCTCTTCGCAGGATTTGGAATGTGGCCAGTCAAGTGGATTATTACTTTTTCTTTTGCCCTCATGGAAGGGCTTAAACCCACAACATCCATCTTATTAGATctggatgaggagggaggctcCTTCTGAAACAGGGTTTTAAAGCGTGAAAATGTAACCCTCCCCTGATAGAATATGACAACAGCTGCATCCCCCATCCCTATTTTTGATGTCTtctttccaaaaaaaaacaaaaaaaaaaacaaggtcagCATCAATAACAGGTTCTGAAAAGGATCCATTGCCTCCTTTCAAACACTCTCTTCAGTACATGTTTCTGTCTGGGCTGAACCCACTTCACCAGACACAAGACTGGCTTGTGATTCTCCAGAATCTCCCCGAGGCTCAAGTGCCGCCGGCTCACTTTTAACAGACTGAGGAGGCGTATTGCTCGGTGCCGGTGAAGCTGCTCTACACTTCATCGATAAATCCAGCGGCGCGTCGCCTACCTGATCGTGTTCAACCTTCGTTACGAAATTGAAAGGTGCCAAGAGCGGTATTTTGAAAGGGGTGGTCATGCCAGGCTGGACCTCCATAGCTGAAAGTGGGAGTCCGCCGCTCTGCCTTGGACAGACGGGAAGGAAGAGTAAAAGATTGACGCCCGACGGCTGATCCTGGTTGAGACTCAGCAGCTGTAAAGCATCTGTAGGGCCTGAATCAGGTGGCGCCCGCTCCGGTACAGAGCCTGGGCCATCAGTGGTAATACTATgtctgctagcattagcagtagcGGTAGAGGTACTTGAAGATTCACTCGTAGTCGTATTGGTAGATGCAGCTGGCGGTGTGGCCGCTTTTGTCACGTTTGGCGAGTCCGATCTCGTCAACTTTGTCAGGGGTGAAAGATTCTTCTCGGCCGGACGCTTTTTGGGAGCCCTCTAAAAATATGAAGCACAAGAAGAACTGGTAAATGACAGAAAGTACACCGAGGTAAACAATGGACGGCGTGCACGTCAGCGAGTCAATGCTGAGCGCGGTTTCAGATTTTTGGCAAAGTTAGCACACTCAGGGGAGCTCAAACAACATCCGAGCGCTGACGCAGTAAAGGCGGTGGAATCTGAGCAGTGGGAGGCTCATTTTGGACTATTTTGTCAGATTTATTGCTCCAGTGATGACCGCCCAAAGAATCAGTCAAAAATCCTTTATTGAAATCAAATTTTTCTTTGCGAATACTGTCTGTGTGTCCTGCCGGGCTATCGGCTTTGTGTTCATCCCAAAAGGCTCCAAGTTTCATAAAGTATAAATAAACTGAGGCTATGATGTCATTATTAGGCAACATTTTCAGCCAGTGATGTGCACACCACTCTTGCTCATCCTGTCGCTGATCAGGAAATATTTTTTCAACCCCTTCAGCTTGTTTATCACCATATTCAGCAGCCTGGTAACACTGATAACAGATATAACAGCAGCCCGCACAGGTATTTAGCCTTTTATATAACAGAGCCACAACAGGGGATGCATAAAGCAATTATGCCAAGCAGATAAACTACCAACTTTGGCTGAAAGAGCTTAGAAACATATTcaataattcattttattaaatGGTATCAAGTTATCTCCCTTATTTCAGCACCTGCCCAACTTGACCAGACAAGCCAACTTCATGGCCAGAAGGGCAAGCAGCATGCCTGAAGTGGAGTTGAATGAGGAGTTCACCAAGCTCTCAGACTGTTTAAGGAGATGTCTCGAGGAGAATGAAGACTACAAGGCTGCTGGctgacatggaggaggaggcagccctCGAAGAAAAGCAAGTGGGTGACATTGAGAGGACCGCCAAAGAAACTGAAACAAAAGTTGGAGAAGCGAAGAACGCTGTCCAAACAAATGTCAGCCTGGGAGCGATGGATACCTGTGTCATTAAAAGAAGAACTGAATAACAgagttaaagagctgaaggaagcCAATAACAGGCTTCAACTGAGGAAAGCTGAATTTGTCCCTGCACGGAGGGCTGCAGAGCAAGGGCTTGCCACAGAAGCTTCAGGAGTCTGGAAAGCACTTCCCACACCAGCAAAACCAACTGTGAAGATTAAGGCAACCGCTCTACCAGTTTGCAGTGGCTGCAAGAGGGAATATCACAGATGAGGACTGGGAAAACCTGCAGAAGCAAGGAGAGCCATCTGGATCAGCTGAAGTCAAGAAAATTCAGCTCCTGGATAGTgtggaggacaggacagcaaAGGAGCTCAGGCTTTCAAGCTACACCACTGCTGAAGCTATTTTCAGAGTCGTAGAAAACAGATATGGAAACAAATCAACCATCGCCCTTGAAATGCTTGAGGAGCTGGAAAAGATGCCAAATGTAAGGGGAAACCAGCCAAGGAAAGTCATTGACCTTATACAGTCTGTGGAGAAGGCCCTGGCAGACCTCACAGAGCTGGGGAACTCTGGAGCCATGAGGAACCCACTTGTCATTAAATCTTTGGAAAGCAAGTTACCTGACTATGTAAAAAGAGACTGGTTAATGTTCATGGTCGATCCGAAGAATCGGGTCACTTCAGACAACCACTTCGACATGCTGCTGAAATTcctaaaaaaaatcaggaagaaGTACTGGAGAGGCTCGAACAGCTAAGGATTGTAGAAAAAGTGTCAGACCATCCCGAAAGAAAATATGAGAAAAAATATGGCTCAACAAGAACCACAAAGAGAGGAGTACTGGAAGATGTTTGTGTTCTCTGTGGCACAAGAACAAGATTTTCTTCTGTAAGAAATTCAAAGGGGTGAAGCTACCTGAGAAAACTGCTTTGGAAAAACTGGGAGCATGCAGAAAATGCCTGGGACATCATGGTGATGAAGGATTTTGCAGAGAGACCTTCCTGTGCAGAAataaagactgtaaaaaaggaGGAGGCCCCTCAGACCACCATTACTTTCTCTGCCCAAAGGGAGAACTTAAAAGGGTCTCACTCCGCACTAAAGGGTACTGAGCTCAGGGAAAGACGAGCACTGAGGAACCAAAGAGAAGATGATTGACAAAGAGAAGACGATTTCAACACAGGGTTCCTCCCAAAGACGTCACCAGTATGAAAGAAACTCTGACTTGATGgagatatttgtgtttgtttaaattgTTTGCTAAATTGTCCGTTTTTGTGTTAAAGGTTTTCAACCTAATCCTGCTACTAATGCTAATGGCAATGCAAGACAAACAatcttgaaaataaaataaaggttgaGGTGAAACGGAAGAGTCCTCTGGGGGTTTATGGAACCAGGACATTTTCAAGTTGGGCAGGTGCTGAATTAGGGAGATAACTTGACAAATGGAAAGACTTatttttgttaaaaacaaactgaaacttGGCATGCAGGTCCGTAACTGTTGGTTCGAACTAATGCCACGCCACACCCTCCTATTGACTTGGAACTGGGTGTGGTCAAACCCGTGACATTCTTAAGACACATTACAGCCAAGAGAATTAATCACGCGAGAAATTCTGCTGCACAGTTTAACACCACACTGCAATATCGTCCTGCTGCCTCACTCACCGTGGCCAGGGGGGTTTGTCCACACGTCTTTAGGTGGCTTTCGTAGTTCTGCTGGTGGGGGAAGCCGAGTCCACAGCTCTGACAAAGGCAGGGCGACTTTCCAGCATGTCCGCCCATGTGGGACATTAACAGTAAAGCCGAGCGGAAGCCTTTTCCACACTCGGCGCATTTCAAGACCCTCTGATGAGCCCCGGCGTgtttcttcagctcttcttttTTGTCAAATCTCTCTCCACATTCTAAACACTTGATCTCATCTGTTTTGGGCTCCTGGTTGCCCCAGCAGCCCGTGTCCTTTTTGTGCTGCTCGAACTCCCCCTGACAGAGAAATTCTCTCAGACAGGCCACGCAGTGTATGCGCCCGGGCTCGCATTTGTGGCGGCGGTACAGCTGCGCCAAGCGGAAGTGGCAGTGGCATCGCAGACAGGTGTAAGGCAACAAACCGAGGTGGCTGAAGCTGTGCTTCAGGAGGGCAGTCTTCTTCGCGAAGGTCAAACTGCAATCTGTGCATTTGAAGAGGCGGCGGCACTTCTTCTGATGGCGCAGGAGGTCTTGCGTGGAGGGAAAACTGCGTCCACACGTCTCACATTTAACACACGGAGAGTACGTATGTAACTGCACATGGTTTTCACATGCTTTCAGAGAGGTAAACACGTGCTTGCATAGGTCACACTCATAAAACTCCTTCTCAAAATGCGTGCTGGACAGGTGTTCGTCCAGGTCTTCCTGAGACGTGAAGCCCGTCCGACAGACGCGGCACATGAGCTGATCCACCTTGGCCTCGGCGTGCGTGCGCAGGTGGACTCGGTAGTTGTCAATCTGGCAGAAGCGTTTTCCACATTCGGCACAGCAGTACGGACGCGCGCCAGTGTGCAGATTCATGTGCTCCTGGAGCTTGAATTGGGAAGGAAGCTGGAGGtcacagacgctacagcggtaTTCCCACGGGTGACTTGAGTCTActaggagagaaagaaaaacacagttgtGAAACTCATGTGATATGGTGTTTCTACGGTAAAGTCCACAGCATACCGCTGGACAGTCCCTCCTCATCGTCGTcgatctcctcttcctcacacgCATCTGACACCTCACTGTCGTCGGAGtcatcctccacctctgcatcgCCTCCATCACCTCCCTGTCCTGTGGCCGGAGCGGTTGTGTTTACTGTCCCAGCAGTGGACTCGCCCGTCTTCCCTTTAACCTGCTCATCTTGCGCACTTTTACAGGGTTTACAGCGCACCGCCGTGTCTTTGGACGCCTCTTTGGCAGCATCAGCATGTTGGACTTTCTGTTTTTGAGACGCTGAAATCGAGCGACTGCTCGTTTCTCTGCCAGACGAATTCCGAGGCACGATTTCGGGAAATCCCAACTCTGTCAGCTGGATATCGATGGTGTATTCAATCGACATGACTGCCGGCGGTGCTGGAAGCAGCAGCCATTAAACGATAAGACAGAAGAAGTGGGTTATTTAGCATTTAAGTTAGCTGAACCtggttttaaaaacacaccGACTGATTTAGACTTAAGCAAATATTGTCAGGATTGTGCCTTTCCCCTTACCAGTCGTCGACTAAATCTGCAGTTGTGGTTGGATGTGTGGGAAGCTCGACATTCCCAACGCTGGGCGCTCACCTGGGCAGGACAAAGTGATGACAGAAGGCAAACACAATTAGCGTTGCTGTTCGCTTTCCACTCCAAAAACAAACGAGACGCCTACTCTGGGAGATTGTCTAAGATAAATATAGATACAGTGTTGAAACTCTGTCTTTAGAACTATAAGGTATCATTGCCAACCTAATTCATCGAAGCCTGGCGCACATTACCTACACAAAGCAAacaagagaaacaggaaataagGGACGCGACGCTGTAACGGACTGGCCGCGGGGCTCGAGCGCCCCCTCTGGTCAGGAGTGGTATTACGGCCGCACTGGCGAGAGCGGCAACGGCGACTCCTTAACACTTAGTTAAAGCTCAGGTGGACCGTTAGGCAGTTcatgtagcttttttttttttttttttaaataaatcgcCTAAACTGTATATGAAGCATGCAACCGATATCTCATTGTAagcaaataacaacagcatGCAAATCTTTGTCAGCTGCACTTAAGCTCTGCAGtttcacatttcctgttttttgtcAAATGACAAACTAAGGACAAGTCATTTCAATGGCAGGCTCCCTTGGGAAAGCTTGTTTTATTACATGTCTGCAGTGTTCAGAAACACTGCCATGGGGAGAGAAACAATCAGATCAGTGAATAGCACATAATGTACAATTCTATACTGGAGTCTTAAGTGTTCAACTGGAGAAAtgtcaaaggaaaaaaaatatgcTGAGAATTTAGTATTCAAATAATTTTTTTCCTAGATGAGAAATACATAATTTTCAGCATGACATTTTGTTGTAATTTCTGGTTTTCTTTACTggtatttaaattaaaagaaaaatgtaaaaaaaaaaaaaacaaagaaccaGAAGCTGCGCTTTACATTTGTTTGACTGTCTAAACATCCAAACATATATCTACCGTCTAATATGCTTAAAAAATATGTATGTAGATGATCTGCTTGGAAAAAACATAAAAGTACAATGAACCACAAAACAAGTTGAGCAACTCGTCATAAATTCACACACATTTCAagcttaaaaaaaggaaaggggTTCATTTAAAAAGGTTAATCAAatggtttgtattttttttggACAAAAGATGCAGAAGATGGATTTAACATCTGGTTAGTCAATTAAGGAAGTGTGTCTGTAACTTTAACCAAACAAATATCCAATAACTtgctaaaatgtcatttttcacAAATATTTCAAACGGGTCTGCAACTATTACCTGGAGCATCATcactccattaaaaaaaaaaaaaaaacctctctaaAATCTTCAAAAACAATCATCTTTCTACAAGGTCCCGTGTCTCCATTATCTCTTGGCGCTCTCAGCCTTTTCCTCTGCGTGGCTTTTCTCGTGCGCCTTTAAGGTGCGCTCACGGCCGAAGCTCTTCCCGCAGGTCGAACAGGCGAAGCGGCCGACGGCGTGCACCCGGGACATGTgggcctccagctgctcctggcgGGTGAAGCTCTCCTCGCACTCTTCGCAGGGGTGAGCTTTCCTCGCAGGGTGCTTCTCCTTCTTATGCGCGCGCAGCTGGACGAGGGTGGAGAACACGAGGTCGCACTCGGTGCAGGAGTGCTGGCGGGACGCGGCGGGATCCGCCTtggccttcttctccttctcctcatcttgactctcctcctcctcctcgggaTTCTTCTTATTTTCAGCGTCTGACTTCGCGGCTGTTTTAGCGGGACGGCCGCGCTTCGCCCCGgctgtttttcccttttcctctgCTGGAGGAGCGACGGCCttcgccgcctcctcctcgggAGTttctacttcctctttctttctccgctttccctttttctcagcagcagcagcagcaggagcagcaggagcagcaggagcagcaggagctgctggtgctgctgctgcttgctccTCAGGTTTGGAAGGCCTTCCACGTTTTTTCAGATTCTGCACGCTGCCATCACACTGCTGACCATCGCTACACTTCTCCTGATGTGCCACCAGCTCTGTTTCCGTTTCAAATCCCTGACTGCACTTCTTACACTGCTGGGTCTTTGTAGCTTCATCCAGCTGTTCTGGGGTCTCTGCATCTTGGCGAGGATGCCGAGTCAGGCGATGAGTGCGCAGCAGTCCGACACTACGAAAGGTTTCATTGCAATCTTTACAAGCAAACTGTCTCTCTGGACACAACTGTCTTCTATGAGCTGTGAGCTGTGGAGATGAGAAAATTGTTTAAATTAGAATGCCCTTAAAGGTCCGTCTTGGCTTTAACGATGACAATAAATCCCATTACTTTTACTTACTTCAGAGAATGTTTTAAAGCTCTCTTTGCAGTGAACACACTTGAAGGGCTTGTCATCCTTACTGTGTGTTGGCTGATGCTGCGTCAGTTCCTCAGACGAGTGAAACGTACGATCACACACATAACACGTGAATAGCGTGTTCCCCTGAgaagaaacatttttattttttattgacTTTACTAACCCAAGAAAAGACAAGGCAACTTTCTTACAAGGTTCCCGCATCATGCTGCAGCCACAGGTGTGTGTCAGCATATCTGAAGGAGAACCTAATGAAATGCAATCACTGTTTACCTGCTGAAGCTGTTGCTTATACTCCTCCCGATGACTCTTCTTCATATGCCTTTCCTTGGCTTTGGCACTGCAGAATGTGATAAAGCACTGGAAGCACTGCAGATTTTCGTGCTGGTCTGGAAGGACAGTGGGACATTGTGATGGCTGAGTCAAGTCAATGTTAACCTTTTAAACTAGTATGAACGTGGCGAATGTACTACTCACAGGGTTGGACAGTGGTTGCTGGGGGCCCATTAATATTGATAGGTTTGTATGGTTCTGCTGATTTTTCAGGGGGGGGCTCTGAAGGGGTATCCGGGAGTCCCCTTCCTAACACAATCTCCTCTATATTTAAAATCTCTGAGTCCATTCTGGTACAGCGCTACTGTATGGTCTCCAGAGGTTCACAGCTATCTTGAAATGAGTGTGAAGgctgaaacacagaaaatgtgAGCATGTTAGGAGCCAGGTGGTTGTGAGAGCCGCTAGCACACTGTTGAATACACTGAATCAAGAACAGCTAAATGATCGTAATCCCACAAATCATTTAAGTTTGTTCGTGGCGAGTGGGAAAGCGGGATGCTGAAAAAAGGCAACACACATTGCCCTAAATTGTTAACCCGTTAGCCACCCTGGCTTCAGCACAATATCACCGAAGTTTCTGTAAATCTGGCGGCCGCTAGCTAAGCTAACTAGCCTCATGGAAATCTAGTATTTGGCAATAATTAAGCTGATCTAAACGCCGTATTAAGTCCTTGGAATACCTTACTGCTATCGATAAAACCATAGTAGCTCTCGCTGAACAACTCGACACATGGCTAGCTTTGATTACAACTGAATGGCTTCCCAAATTTAAAATTGctaaagctaacgttagcttcaTAGCGATTAGCGCCTTAGTAGCACTGGATGCCATTCAAAAGGAATAGCAGACTTTTCGTGCCTTTGCGCGCACGCCGACTGGATTTGCTGTCTGGCGGCTGCAGCTATCAGAGTTATGCGCAGATATATAGATTTGGTATACATTAGTTATTACGATTCGTAACTGAATAGACATTTACATTACCTACTGCCGCTTGTGAACGGTAGTTTGACTGAGAGTTGAGCATTGAGAAGTACAACGCATAGAATCACTTCCTGGTCTATGTTGATAACCGTTAGTAACGCTAAGATGGCTGCCAGGGGGTGTCAGTATTCGGTCATATTGAGACAGGTCTGTAAAAGATCCAATAAACGTCTAAAGTTGATCCTTGTGGGCGATTTAGAGCGATACGTTGCATCGCGACTGACACGGAAAGAGACGTCGCGGGAATAGAAGCGAACAAAAGTTCAACAGTGAGATATCAAAATAATGTCCATCAGGTATTTTAAAACAATACGATAAGCGCCAACGTGCGTTTTTAGACAcgagacatttattttttaaatgttttgaaagACAAATCTATTTAGTCGAATTCTATAGTTTGTGTCACGTGACCGACGCGAACTTGTTCGATTTCTTTTTGAGtcgtttaaataaataaaagttttaCATATTTATGTCCGTTCCAATATTTGGGtctgcttttaaaaaatctaGCTTATATTCGTTTTTACTACTTACCTCATTTGGGGCTTTTTATATTCGATTTTGGTCTTGCAGCTTTGCGACGTGAAGCAATAtagtaataaatatataatatagtaATAAATGTATAATATAGGGATAAATGTATAGTATAGGAATAAATGTATAATATAGGAACAAATGTATAATATAGGGATAAATGTATAATTTAGTAATAAATGTATGATATAGGGATAAATGTATAGTATAGGAATAAATGTATAATATAGGAACAAATGTATAATATAGGGATAAATGTATAATTTAGTAATAAATGTATGATATAGGGATAAATGTATAATATAGGGATAAATGTATAATATAGGAATAAATGTATAATATAGGGATATGTACGTGTTAACTATTGGTAAATTTCAATTAAACATTCACAACAgctgtatttgtatttttttctaatatttaaataaaaaccaaggCTAAAATGAGCTCATCTCATTAAATTATCTAAATGAGGTCAacttaaaataaatagattttttgcaaaaaatgctaatttattGGCATTGCATTCCTGTGATCCTGTTTCCTTTTAAAGGTTGTTTCATTTTAACAATAGCTTAGGCCACAATACATAGACCTTTTTATCCTTTACAAGAAACAAACCAAATATTGCAATAATTCTACCAAAACAAACAGATAAAGAAGGAGTAAGGAGACATGAAACACTTTGATTCCTTGACTGTAGACAGCTAAAAGTATAAAATGTAAAAGCTCCAAGAGGAACTACCCTTTTCCCAAACTTTCTTGATTATGGAACTTCAAAAAGCAGTTACTGCTGCGTGAAATGCATAGAAACACACAGCACTTAAGGCAGAGCACACGAGATGTTCTCTGACAGTCTCTAAAACGACACCTGccgccctctccctcccccagctgCTCAGGCCAGTGCTCTAACCCGTCGTACCGCGTGGTTACATCTGGCAGAGGGCTTTCCTCAACCAGGTCGGGATTGGATTTTTCTCTTGTTGCGCGGGTGCTCTCCGTGAGGGGTTGGGAAGGGACAGAGTCTAGGGCGTCGGAGCCGCTGGAGAGGATCAAAGCCTTGGATACTTCTAATCTAAATGCCATGAGACTCAAAGGTGCAGAGGTCACAGTGTGGCCCTCCCTGTACAGGAGCCAGGAGTTGATCAGAGCCAGGTCGGTTAGATACCAGAGCACTGCTTGAGGCCAGCAAGCTGGAGCCGAGGCGGTGAGAGGGGTAGTGTACAGACTCTGAAGATCTCTGTTCAGATGCGCCGACATCTGGGCCTTCTCGAAGTCGTCGGTGAGCGACGCCacgtccctctggctgctcCCGACGGTAGAAAGTATAAAACCGCAGTCCGATCTCCGTAACATCAGCTTTCCGTCCGAACTCACAAACTCGTCTCCGATCTGTCCCCGGGCTCCTCCCACTCGGCCTGCACCGTGGACTCCGGCAAGTAGCAGACGCTCCAGCATGGCCGGGGTGGACAGTTCCTGCTTGCAAAGGAAGACCGTGCTGCCGCTGGGGACCATTTTCTCAACAGCATCTTCTTTGCTGGATGAACCCAATTTAATATCTAAATGTAACAGAAAACCGCCAAATCCCACCAATGTAGTACAACAAAGAGACGGCTTCTTGTGCGTTTTCCCAGTCAGAGGAAGTGGATACTGGTCAACAGCAAAATCCCCGTCTTGCCTCAGTGACCCGCACCCTGCTTTGAAACGGCGGAGTAAAGGCTGAACCTTCCAGAGGGGGTCAGTCTGTGTTTTGGAGCAATTCAGGTCATTTCCTGGGTCTCTTTGTAACTGCCCGGCTTTATGATGAGAAAGTGTCTTTTTGCCAGTTAAGAGAGTTTTGTGCTGAACGTTATGCAAGTCGCTTTCACTCCTAGCATCACATTGGACCTCCGGAGGTGGATACGCAAGCTTCAATATGCGAGAAAGCTCAAGGAAGCGCAGCAGCGGCATGGCTTCAGCAACCAGAGGCACTTTAGTCAGTTCCTCCCAGTAGAGCTTTGGACTCggaaactgaaaataaaaacggGAAGAACACACATTTATAGCAGTCTCCCATTTAGAAAATCCTTTCAGGCTGACAAGCGCTCACCTTTAGAGTTCCCATTGCGATGTGGATCCCAACAAACTGTGCAACCTCTCTGGCTGTTACAGGTTTAGGAATGTTGGATATTTTAACTGTGCAGTTGGCAATTTCCTCCCATGTTTCCTGACCAAAATATACAGAGAAGAAATCAATGGGCTCCCTTGTTGTGGTCTCTGCACTCGGGGTTTGCTGCTGGCTCGATGACAACCTGAGCAAAGAAATTTAAACGTAGGATGAGTATAAAAGGAGTGCAATTGGTTTTTAAGAAGAGCACGGAGGACATGGAGGTGAGGTATACTTTGCTGGCTCTGTTTGGTTCTTCTTGAAATAGGCCATCGCTTCTGCTTCAGAGTCGAGCTGAGGATCGGACAATTCCAAACATCCCACGTCCTCTTCGTCTGAACTCTGGACGAGGAAGTCCTGAAGCTCCGGAGGCTGTGGCCACATGGTTACTGCAGCATCTGAACCgaacagacacagagaggatTTTAAAGCGTGACCCCACGTTTTGAAGGGCTCTAGCGGCGTAAACAAACCTTCTTCTGCGATTCCGATGGGCCCCGGTTCTGGCAACGGTCCCCTCGCTGTGGTCTGGTAGTCTTCAGCAAAACAACTTCTTTCATCTGCTGTCGACCAGGACAACATTCACAACGAGTGTTTTTAATAAGCTTCCATAAATGCAGACCCACCACAATTACTCACCACTTGTTGCACAATGTTCTGTTTGCAGGAGATTAATGGATTTCTCCGTTCTGCTGCTGGTATGAGAAGGTCCCAGCAGaacctccctctcttcctccttcactgGATAGAAGATACATGTGCTGGTGTGGAAGTCAGGGGTGAGAGGACAGTCCTGCCCCAAATCGACATGCTCCACGACTGCAAGCAAAGCCGAAAAAGAAGATTAAGCGACTAATGAAGTGTGTGAGCGGCGTGGCTGTGGGTCATCCAGGCTTAAGAGGACAGCCAGGTTTCTTGAACCTTACACGGGCTGGAGGTGTTCTCAACGCTGACTGGTTCAACATTCCACCGCATGCGTCTGCTCCCCGGGGCAGCCTGGACCTCATGTAACACAAgggtcctctcctccttcaccagAACCGCATTTATGTCACGTGGATGCTGCGGGTGCAGGACCACGTCCTGACTCTTTAGAACGCTGGCTGCAGCCAGCTGTGCTTCCGAcatgttctcctccaccttAATCTC comes from the Takifugu rubripes chromosome 7, fTakRub1.2, whole genome shotgun sequence genome and includes:
- the znf576.1 gene encoding zinc finger protein 576, tandem duplicate 1 isoform X2; its protein translation is MRSRPQLNSPKHQLNTAQVPEWITLQQIAERTSVLKARKWADGAKKNQKALSLLSSLKVPRPPPEALPSKTKTTRKRKASSKVEMEGVITSSSNRALECHDCGERFSEVASLQKHKGTVHVLESPGLTYTNGNIFEGVTSSDFYNLPKRDRMVIGVMNTATGWDTEPELGEAALEDREPGVSFPALIPSPSLPVPPSDVAMMDEDKGASKLGATVRPPSDQNCETTQSSGNDDPTMAVGNKRVAEEGVCDTADEDVKEDLMLEVDLVTVGEQSEKDDLPSPVVPGGQTKATRTCDGGRKSATLVSDESEKSVSLQTCSAHQMEIKEEEEEICGQSKKVARHRELNRDGLKGGGTGHRTVAASTKGGAVDATQSEKEEQECEVVYEQHTIASDSEMNDENEAAIKNSELGPVAEVEAHKSSASLPPVPAALEESREEPVALGLKPRNTGVEEALNERGDDHGREQSPAVMLEELPTSRQARTSKDQSPMTTKSKPRQVSSGVTEKGVRIVNLEIKVEENMSEAQLAAASVLKSQDVVLHPQHPRDINAVLVKEERTLVLHEVQAAPGSRRMRWNVEPVSVENTSSPFVEHVDLGQDCPLTPDFHTSTCIFYPVKEEEREVLLGPSHTSSRTEKSINLLQTEHCATSDERSCFAEDYQTTARGPLPEPGPIGIAEEDAAVTMWPQPPELQDFLVQSSDEEDVGCLELSDPQLDSEAEAMAYFKKNQTEPAKLSSSQQQTPSAETTTREPIDFFSVYFGQETWEEIANCTVKISNIPKPVTAREVAQFVGIHIAMGTLKFPSPKLYWEELTKVPLVAEAMPLLRFLELSRILKLAYPPPEVQCDARSESDLHNVQHKTLLTGKKTLSHHKAGQLQRDPGNDLNCSKTQTDPLWKVQPLLRRFKAGCGSLRQDGDFAVDQYPLPLTGKTHKKPSLCCTTLVGFGGFLLHLDIKLGSSSKEDAVEKMVPSGSTVFLCKQELSTPAMLERLLLAGVHGAGRVGGARGQIGDEFVSSDGKLMLRRSDCGFILSTVGSSQRDVASLTDDFEKAQMSAHLNRDLQSLYTTPLTASAPACWPQAVLWYLTDLALINSWLLYREGHTVTSAPLSLMAFRLEVSKALILSSGSDALDSVPSQPLTESTRATREKSNPDLVEESPLPDVTTRYDGLEHWPEQLGEGEGGRCRFRDCQRTSRVLCLKCCVFLCISRSSNCFLKFHNQESLGKG
- the znf576.1 gene encoding zinc finger protein 576, tandem duplicate 1 isoform X1 yields the protein MRSRPQLNSPKHQLNTAQVPEWITLQQIAERTSVLKARKWADGAKKNQKALSLLSSLKVPRPPPEALPSKTKTTRKRKASSKVEMEGVITSSSNRALECHDCGERFSEVASLQKHKGTVHVLESPGLTYTNGNIFEGVTSSDFYNLPKRDRMVIGVMNTATGWDTEPELGEAALEDREPGVSFPALIPSPSLPVPPSDVAMMDEDKGASKLGATVRPPSDQNCETTQSSGNDDPTMAVGNKRVAEEGVCDTADEDVKEDLMLEVDLVTVGEQSEKDDLPSPVVPGGQTKATRTCDGGRKSATLVSDESEKSVSLQTCSAHQMEIKEEEEEICGQSKKVARHRELNRDGLKGGGTGHRTVAASTKGGAVDATQSEKEEQECEVVYEQHTIASDSEMNDENEAAIKNSELGPVAEVEAHKSSASLPPVPAALEESREEPVALGLKPRNTGVEEALNERGDDHGREQSPAVMLEELPTSRQARTSKDQSPMTTKSKPRQVSSGVTEKGVRIVNLEIKVEENMSEAQLAAASVLKSQDVVLHPQHPRDINAVLVKEERTLVLHEVQAAPGSRRMRWNVEPVSVENTSSPFVEHVDLGQDCPLTPDFHTSTCIFYPVKEEEREVLLGPSHTSSRTEKSINLLQTEHCATSADERSCFAEDYQTTARGPLPEPGPIGIAEEDAAVTMWPQPPELQDFLVQSSDEEDVGCLELSDPQLDSEAEAMAYFKKNQTEPAKLSSSQQQTPSAETTTREPIDFFSVYFGQETWEEIANCTVKISNIPKPVTAREVAQFVGIHIAMGTLKFPSPKLYWEELTKVPLVAEAMPLLRFLELSRILKLAYPPPEVQCDARSESDLHNVQHKTLLTGKKTLSHHKAGQLQRDPGNDLNCSKTQTDPLWKVQPLLRRFKAGCGSLRQDGDFAVDQYPLPLTGKTHKKPSLCCTTLVGFGGFLLHLDIKLGSSSKEDAVEKMVPSGSTVFLCKQELSTPAMLERLLLAGVHGAGRVGGARGQIGDEFVSSDGKLMLRRSDCGFILSTVGSSQRDVASLTDDFEKAQMSAHLNRDLQSLYTTPLTASAPACWPQAVLWYLTDLALINSWLLYREGHTVTSAPLSLMAFRLEVSKALILSSGSDALDSVPSQPLTESTRATREKSNPDLVEESPLPDVTTRYDGLEHWPEQLGEGEGGRCRFRDCQRTSRVLCLKCCVFLCISRSSNCFLKFHNQESLGKG